The nucleotide window CGGGGGAGGTGGGACCGGGTTGTTCTGGGTCCAGAAGATGGCGTCGCTGCGATACACCTCCGTTGGCTGGACCTGCCGCCCATCCGGATCCACGAAGCTCAGCGGGTTCGCGCGCGCGTAGGTGTAGCGGTTCCACTGCTGCGGGTCGAAGAGCCCCGCATACACCGGGTCCACCTGCGTGAACCGGCCGTGCCGCGGCTGGTAGAAGCGCGCCCCGAAATAATCGAGGCCCGCCTCCCCGTCCCGCGCCTGCCCGGTAAACTGCTGTGGCGGGAGCTCCCCCACCGGCGCGAAGAGCTCGCCGAAGGGCTGACGTGTCCTGAGCGAGCGCTGATGATCGTCGGACGCGAGTCGAAGGGATAGTCGGCCCGCGCCACCACCTGCCCGCTCGCGTTGAACACCACCCGCACCGACCCCACCGCGTCGGTCGCGTAGTACTCCACGACCTCCTGCACCTGCGCCGCCACCGGCCCCGCGCCGACGAGCAGCCCAATCAGGGCCAGGACCGCTCGCCGCCCCATCGTCGGTCGCCGCCTGCCCTGAGCGCAGCCGAAGGGCTTGCCCTGAGCGCAGTCGAAGGGCCAGCCGCCGCTCCACGGCCGCCTCCCGAGCGTCAGGTGCGCCCCAGAGTGCCAGGCGGCAACGAGAATGAGCCATCGCGATCGACCCTGGGGGGCGGCGTCGCGGAGAGCATGCCTCACTCGCGCAGGCCGTGTCATCGGGTCCTGGTGGGAAAAACCGTCGGAAATTCCGTTCGACGTGGGAGAAACCGTCGGAAATTCCGTTCCGGAGGCGACCACTCCCCTCGAAAGGGTTCGCCGGCCCGCGTGAGGTGATGCGACCCGGCCACCGGATCCCAATGGCGGCGCCGTGATCGTCGTCCTCGATGCCGTCGTGCGGGTCGATCCAGCGCCTCCAGGTGCCGCCGCGTGTGGAAACGGCTTCGTACGCGCTGGACGCGACGCAACGAGCCCGGCTGATGGGACCGACCCGGAGTTCGAGCGGCCAAGGTAGAATCTCCCGATGACGTTTCGGCAGCGCGCCGCACGGCGACGGCGGCGGATGGTGGCGCATCGCACGAAGAGCTTCGCCGACGCCGACGCCTGGGATCTGGAGTTCTGGCAACGCCAGACGCCCGAGGCCCGGCTGTCCGCGCTCGTCGCGATCCGGGAGGACATCGAGCGCGTCAAGGGCCGTAACAAGACCGCGGCGTGGGAATCCTGATTCATGCGCGCGATTGCCGACTTCGAGGATCTCCTGAAGCTCCTGCACAGGCACGAGGTGCGGTACCTGGTGATTGGCGGCCTGGCGTTCATCTACCATGCCCGTCCCCGCTACACCAAGGACATGGACTTGTGGATCGATCCGGCTCCTCGAAATGTCCGCCGGGCCAACGCGGCCCTCGCTGAGTTCGGCAGTCCGTTCTTCCTCGTCGTCGACGAGCCCGAGGAGATCCTCCAGCTGGGCATGCTCCCGAACCGCATCGACCTGATGCGAGTCGTCGAGGGCCCCCCCTTCGCGACGGCGTGGAAGCGTCGAGTCCCAGGCAAGTACGGGCGGGCCGATGTGAACTGGATGGATCTCGAGAGTCTGATCGACGTGAAGTCGCGGATCGACGATCCCCGCCACCGACGCGACGTGCGCGATCTCGAAGCCGTCCGTGCGTTGAGGCAGCGTGGGTCCGAGCGGGCGACGACTTCCCGTACGCGCGCGCCGCGCGCGCGAAAACGGCCGGACGACTAGCAGCTTCCTACTTCCTGATGTTGGCGCAGCGGGGGTCGCTCGGCGGC belongs to Acidobacteriota bacterium and includes:
- a CDS encoding RHS repeat-associated core domain-containing protein, translated to MGELPPQQFTGQARDGEAGLDYFGARFYQPRHGRFTQVDPVYAGLFDPQQWNRYTYARANPLSFVDPDGRQVQPTEVYRSDAIFWTQNNPVPPPP